The DNA segment acgaaagtaggagcacagccctaagaagctgcggacgtcgttacaggaacgtgACTGCGGAAAGTCTTTAACGGCTcggatcttatcagggtcagggtgcacccccgtgtcgtcgacgacatgacccaagatggcgagttgacggcgcgcgaaacggcacttagacgagttgagctgcaggccagcatgacgaaagagggaaaggatctgaaaaaggtcagtgaggtgagaggaaaacgaaagcgaaaagacaatgacgtcatcgagatagcacaggcaggtggaccacttaaagccttgcaGAAGAGCATGcatcatgcgttcaaatgtggctggtgcgttgcataatccgaaaggcataactttgaattgataaaggccatcaggagtcacaaaagcggttttctcacggtcctgttcatctacagcaatttgccagtagccggagcgaagatctatggacgagaagaatttggcaccatggaggcagtcaagcgcgtcatcgatacgcggcagggggtacacgtcctttttagtaatcttATTCAGAtggcgataatcaatgcaaaaacgccatgagccatcctttttcctgacaaggacaacgggtgaggcccagggactgtgtgagggttcgataatgtttttttctagcattttagtaacttccgcaATGATTACTCgacgctcggcgtgagagacccggtaagggcggcggcggatgggaggcgcatcgcctgtttcaatgcggtgcctggcggcgagagtttgacccagcgcggtgttgttcacgtcaaaaatatccgaaaaagattcgagaagggcacgaagcttggcagtttgatcgggatggaggtcggtagccatcatggttgtgaaggtgtcggtcgacagaagagactgccggcgcggtgcggcggtttctggaactggggtagcgggcaacgtagccacgtggcaaggagcgagaggggatagcgtagcgacgcatatgccggacggtagcacttgagaagtgcggccgaagttgaggaaaggcagagagagggcgttggcttggacggtggcaatggtatgaggtagggcaacttacgggtcaggaggaggtcaagattgggagtaacgagatagtcgccatcgggaactgggtgagatggggtcaatggaacaaaagaggcggttcgggatgacaggcaagcatatgcggtactgaatagtcgcagtgatacatcaagtgggtctgaatccagcattggaagggcgaggtgtagaacaccctccgagcagtcaatgagggcggaatggtcagtcaaaaaatctaagccgaggataaggtcatgggcacaggtggtcagcacggtgaactgaactggtatactctggccggcaatagtaacgcgcgcggtacacataccgtccacagcaggcctgccaccatccgcgacacacacacgggacgttgcaggcgttaggactttgcggaggcgacggcggagggcagcactcatcactgatacatgagcaccggtgtcactcagggcgcgcacaggaacacggtcgatagtgacgttcagAAGATTAGGTCGGGTGGTCGAGAGATGATTTGTagtccgggtcgttgatgcagcgtcacctccgggagctgcatcacttagttttccaattgggagcggctgcgagaaggcgactggggggaacgagagcggcggccctgcggggacggagagcgggagaatcggcgtggagGGGGTACGGCTTGTGCAGACGGTTCAGACGGGGCGCGGgtcgagaagttgtgggatgaggagggactgtagaaggaggggaagacgttgcggggcgttgaagaccatggacgacggcaatgacgggcgatgtggccaatgcgagagcaccggaagcaaatgggacggtcgtccgccgtgcgccagtcattgggattgcgggaacggggcagagaataataggtgcgacgaaaagcacagggagggggctggggggtgtccgggcttctgatggcgcacactgctGGATCGAGGTTCAGATGAGCGAGTCCTGCCGCACAacggcctgaatcagcgacacagcgggcagggttgtatcagggacggagggcggggatatcacaggtgcgagggcctccagttcacgtcggacgatccgggtgactgaatcggtgacggcaggggcgtccgagggcgtgcgggatggtgatcggtggtcctcacaggaagatgtcgcggccgtgtagggaaggcgagaaaacgacggcgaaatgcggcggcctttgacttgctcaaatcgacggcactcgtttatgatggagtcaattgaggtacagtctttgcaaacaagcaagtggaacgcatcgtcggcaatgcctttgagcacgtggcccactttatcggtctcactcattgcggcgtcgaccttgtgacaaagcgccaagatgtcctgaatgtaggcgacgtagctctcggtagaagactgtgctcgagtagccagctgtttcttggcggcgagctggcggtcatcaggtctaccgaatagcgtcttcaacttttccttaaaggtgtcccaacttgttagctcttcctcgtgggtctcgtaccatacgcgcgccgtgccattgagggaaaagatgacgttcgcgagCATTAGCGTAGGGTCCCCCCTGTTGTAGTTGCCGACACGCTCGTAAAGGTtaatccagtcttcgacgtcggagccatctgtgccggaaaacgtgccggggtcgcgaggcggagccatgatgacgaaaggaggggtagtgggggtagtggggctccttgaccggccggctggagccatggtggtagtcccggcctgacgagtagtacgaagctgcgtggtgtgcgcagcgtaaaatccgcacccccaccaaagatgttacgtggtccaggcgggaacgacgcgagaac comes from the Amblyomma americanum isolate KBUSLIRL-KWMA chromosome 1, ASM5285725v1, whole genome shotgun sequence genome and includes:
- the LOC144121607 gene encoding uncharacterized protein LOC144121607 yields the protein MAPAGRSRSPTTPTTPPFVIMAPPRDPGTFSGTDGSDVEDWINLYERVGNYNRGDPTLMLANVIFSLNGTARVWYETHEEELTSWDTFKEKLKTLFGRPDDRQLAAKKQLATRAQSSTESYVAYIQDILALCHKVDAAMSETDKVGHVLKGIADDAFHLLVCKDCTSIDSIINECRRFEQVKGRRISPSFSRLPYTAATSSCEDHRSPSRTPSDAPAVTDSVTRIVRRELEALAPVISPPSVPDTTLPAVSLIQAVVRQDSLI